The genomic region GTCCGACGTGCCGTATTCCTGCCAGCCGAACATGCCGACCACCCGATCGCCCGCTTTGAACGCCGGATTGCGCGACTCGATCACTTCGCCCGCGGTGCCGCCGATCATCACTTCGTCGAGCGGCTGCGGCGGCGCGTAGGACTTCGTGTCGTTCATGCGTCCGCGCATGTAGGGATCGAGCGAGAGAAAGTGGTTGCGCACGCGCACCTGGCCGTCTTCGAGCGGCGGCAGCGGCGTCTCCACGAGCCTGAAGTTGTCGACCGACGCCTCGCTTTGCGGACGCGAAACGAGCAGCACCTGACGATTCATCCGTGCGTCTGCCATACGATTTCTCCTTGCTTGCGAAAGATGTCAGGCGTCGCTCGGGCCGGGCGTGGCCGCCGGATCGGAGCGCAGCTTCTGGCGCACGACATCGCGCCCGACCGCGAGCCGCTTCATGTACTTGAACGTGCCGAGCGCCTTCGCGACGAAGTGCCCTTCGCTGTCGCGAATCTCGCCTTCGCAATAGGCCATCGTGGTCGAGCGGTGCAGCACGCGCCCATAGCCGCGCAATTCGCCGCGCCCCGGCTGCATGAAGTTCACTTTCATCTCGACGGTGACGACGCC from Caballeronia sp. Lep1P3 harbors:
- a CDS encoding PaaI family thioesterase; translated protein: MTDTQKKAGNGVAIESPFIDALGVQLVKAVDGEGEVRLPLGESHMNTWGIAHGGVTMTLLDAALAIAARSLAGDGVGVVTVEMKVNFMQPGRGELRGYGRVLHRSTTMAYCEGEIRDSEGHFVAKALGTFKYMKRLAVGRDVVRQKLRSDPAATPGPSDA